In Archangium violaceum, the following are encoded in one genomic region:
- the lpxC gene encoding UDP-3-O-acyl-N-acetylglucosamine deacetylase produces the protein MASNPYNQRTLSQPVHCQGVGLHSGAPVNLSLLPAPVNHGIIFVRTDTPRPVSIPALTEYVVDTSLATTLGRDGVKVSTVEHLMAALAGMGLDNVRVELDGPEVPIMDGSAAPFASLIAEAGVREQEEPRRLLVIKKQVSVVDGDKEASLSPCNRFRISCSIDFKHPLITEQTFDLEFSDRCFAREISRARTFGFLRDVEMLKKMGLARGGSLDNAIVVDEFSILNPDGLRFPDEFVRHKILDAIGDISLFGRPVVGHLKAFKTGHALNQKLVKAVLADPSSYEIVPARKHLELPELRLPELGLEPMVA, from the coding sequence ATGGCTTCCAACCCGTACAACCAGCGCACCCTGTCCCAGCCCGTCCATTGCCAGGGGGTGGGGCTTCACTCTGGCGCGCCGGTGAACCTCTCGTTGCTGCCCGCGCCGGTGAACCACGGCATCATCTTCGTGCGCACGGACACGCCGCGCCCGGTCTCCATTCCCGCGCTGACGGAGTACGTGGTGGACACCTCCCTGGCCACCACGCTGGGCAGGGATGGGGTGAAGGTGAGCACGGTGGAGCACCTCATGGCGGCGCTGGCCGGCATGGGTCTGGACAACGTGCGCGTGGAGCTGGACGGCCCCGAGGTGCCCATCATGGATGGCAGCGCCGCGCCCTTCGCCTCCCTCATCGCCGAGGCCGGTGTGCGCGAGCAGGAGGAGCCCCGGCGCCTGCTGGTCATCAAGAAGCAGGTCTCCGTGGTGGACGGTGACAAGGAGGCCAGCCTGTCTCCCTGCAACCGCTTCCGCATCTCCTGCTCCATCGACTTCAAGCACCCGCTCATCACCGAGCAGACCTTCGACCTGGAGTTCTCCGACCGGTGCTTCGCCCGGGAGATCTCCCGCGCGCGCACCTTCGGCTTCCTCCGGGACGTGGAGATGCTCAAGAAGATGGGCCTGGCGCGCGGCGGCTCGCTGGACAACGCCATCGTGGTGGACGAGTTCTCCATCCTCAACCCGGACGGCCTGCGCTTCCCCGACGAGTTCGTGCGCCACAAGATTCTCGACGCCATCGGGGACATCTCCCTGTTCGGCCGCCCGGTGGTCGGCCACCTCAAGGCCTTCAAGACGGGGCACGCGCTCAACCAGAAGCTGGTCAAGGCCGTCCTCGCCGACCCCAGCAGCTACGAGATCGTCCCGGCCCGCAAGCACCTGGAGTTGCCGGAGCTGCGCCTGCCGGAGCTCGGCCTCGAGCCGATGGTGGCCTGA
- a CDS encoding thioredoxin domain-containing protein, protein MLMRSTSTILAALLAASLFSGCNKEKSPATAATATTTSAEPSADTVVATYGDGQKVTFGELNERVKEPLANLEKQKYQLRKQGLEGFVVEKLVAAEAKKRGVSEEELMKAEIDGKIPQPPEEEIKKLYDEAKERLPPGTTFEQVKPQIVDFLNGSKRQERARAYFEELKKANNVQITLPEPPKPPVERKEVAATGPARGPEGAPITIVEFSDFQCPYCSRAIKTVDEVLAAYPNQVRLVFRQFPLDFHKQAPKAAEASLCANDQGKFWEYHDVLFANQQALEVPQLKEHAKKVGLDSAKFDKCLDSGEKASIVTADLEAGKKVGVNGTPAFFINGVLLSGAQPIEEFKSIIDAELKAKK, encoded by the coding sequence ATGCTCATGCGCTCTACTTCCACCATTCTGGCCGCGCTGCTGGCGGCTTCTCTCTTCTCCGGCTGCAACAAGGAGAAGTCCCCGGCGACCGCCGCCACGGCGACCACCACCTCCGCGGAGCCCTCGGCCGACACCGTCGTGGCCACCTACGGTGACGGTCAGAAGGTCACCTTTGGCGAGCTCAACGAGCGCGTCAAGGAGCCGCTGGCCAACCTGGAGAAGCAGAAGTACCAGCTGCGCAAGCAGGGCCTCGAGGGCTTCGTGGTGGAGAAGCTCGTGGCGGCCGAGGCCAAGAAGCGTGGCGTGAGCGAAGAAGAGCTCATGAAGGCGGAGATCGACGGCAAGATCCCCCAGCCCCCCGAGGAGGAGATCAAGAAGCTGTACGACGAGGCCAAGGAGCGGCTGCCCCCGGGCACCACCTTCGAGCAGGTCAAGCCGCAGATCGTCGACTTCCTCAACGGCTCCAAGCGTCAGGAGCGCGCGCGTGCCTACTTCGAGGAGCTGAAGAAGGCCAACAACGTGCAGATCACCCTGCCCGAGCCGCCGAAGCCGCCGGTCGAGCGCAAGGAAGTGGCCGCCACCGGTCCCGCGCGTGGCCCCGAGGGCGCGCCCATCACCATCGTGGAGTTCAGCGACTTCCAGTGCCCGTACTGCAGCCGCGCCATCAAGACGGTGGACGAGGTGCTCGCGGCGTACCCCAACCAGGTGCGGCTGGTGTTCCGCCAGTTCCCGCTGGACTTCCACAAGCAGGCGCCCAAGGCCGCGGAGGCCTCGCTGTGCGCCAATGACCAGGGCAAGTTCTGGGAGTACCACGACGTGCTCTTCGCCAATCAGCAGGCGCTCGAGGTGCCCCAGCTCAAGGAGCACGCCAAGAAGGTGGGCCTGGACTCCGCGAAGTTCGACAAGTGCCTGGACTCCGGCGAGAAGGCGTCGATCGTGACCGCCGACCTGGAGGCCGGCAAGAAGGTGGGCGTCAACGGCACCCCGGCCTTCTTCATCAACGGCGTCCTCCTCTCTGGCGCCCAGCCCATCGAGGAGTTCAAGAGCATCATCGACGCCGAGCTGAAGGCGAAGAAGTAG
- a CDS encoding DUF4388 domain-containing protein: protein MAIRPKATPRLGLSGEPTTLELERPLAASLSPGRPLVAHFHAPEGMVLLREPTALTGFFAGSLSSLAVEEVLGHVLSGIRSGQLILQHGLVQRTVTFRDGQPIFAVSSVHHERLGAVVVQLGLVTPEQLHQALGKVTPTLRIGAVLTREGFLSEANLYSAMTYLVREVMLNLFEMAEGSFLFLEGRPPEGDSVKLQERTKDLVLQGMKRGEVVARLRKHFPDDMPVSAGPEAPPPGEEALFARAATGTTLGALRSLWEGSLFSFLTWVEERSRDGALVLQQKPNAPLIPRRASGTFMAVPPPPVAPLSPEERFNVLLAQIHTAIRLAGANPDLLRGFLESPTPGLETAYEGVQLGPDGRVDVARLRQNVSSGDEALARAMTLEALDAFVSYALFSARNVLPGEMSERLYRSYRDLQEGLS, encoded by the coding sequence GTGGCGATACGCCCCAAGGCCACGCCTCGCCTGGGGCTGAGCGGTGAGCCGACGACGCTCGAGTTGGAGCGTCCGCTCGCCGCCAGCCTCTCCCCCGGCCGTCCCCTCGTGGCGCACTTCCATGCACCCGAGGGGATGGTGCTGTTGCGGGAGCCCACCGCCCTCACCGGCTTCTTCGCGGGCAGCCTGAGCTCGCTGGCCGTGGAGGAGGTGCTCGGCCACGTGCTGTCGGGCATCCGCAGCGGCCAGCTCATCCTCCAACACGGCCTGGTGCAGCGCACCGTCACCTTCCGCGACGGTCAGCCCATCTTCGCCGTCTCCAGCGTCCACCATGAGCGGCTCGGCGCCGTGGTGGTGCAGCTGGGCCTCGTCACCCCCGAGCAGCTCCACCAGGCCCTGGGCAAGGTGACGCCCACCCTGCGCATCGGCGCGGTGCTCACCCGCGAGGGCTTCCTCTCCGAGGCCAACCTCTACAGCGCCATGACGTACCTGGTGCGCGAGGTGATGCTCAACCTCTTCGAGATGGCCGAGGGCAGCTTCCTCTTCCTCGAGGGGCGTCCGCCCGAGGGCGACTCGGTGAAGCTCCAGGAGCGCACCAAGGACCTCGTCCTCCAGGGGATGAAGCGCGGCGAGGTGGTGGCGCGGCTGCGCAAGCACTTCCCGGACGACATGCCCGTGTCGGCCGGACCCGAGGCTCCTCCCCCCGGAGAGGAGGCCCTCTTCGCCCGGGCCGCCACCGGCACCACGCTGGGCGCCCTGCGCTCGCTCTGGGAGGGCAGCCTCTTCTCCTTCCTCACCTGGGTGGAGGAGCGCTCGCGCGACGGTGCGCTCGTCCTCCAGCAGAAGCCCAACGCGCCGCTCATTCCCCGGCGGGCTTCCGGCACCTTCATGGCGGTGCCTCCTCCGCCCGTGGCGCCCCTCAGCCCCGAGGAGCGCTTCAACGTGCTGCTGGCGCAGATCCACACCGCCATCCGCCTCGCGGGCGCCAACCCGGATCTGCTGCGCGGCTTCCTCGAGTCGCCCACGCCCGGGTTGGAGACGGCCTACGAGGGCGTCCAGCTCGGCCCGGATGGCCGGGTGGACGTGGCGCGCCTGCGCCAGAACGTCTCCAGTGGCGACGAGGCACTGGCGCGCGCCATGACGCTCGAGGCGCTCGACGCCTTCGTCTCCTACGCGCTCTTCTCCGCGCGCAACGTGCTGCCGGGCGAGATGTCCGAGCGGCTCTACCGCAGCTACAGGGATCTCCAGGAGGGACTCTCTTGA
- the pyrF gene encoding orotidine-5'-phosphate decarboxylase, translating to MTDASQARARLALAADLPLDDGLRLYQQVAPHVAYAKVGLSLFVEHGPAAVAAFLKLGARVFLDLKLHDIPNTVELAAARAGALGASLLTVHAAGGEAMLKAAVKGAREGARSKGHEAPRVLAVTVLTSMSAEDVGSVGLSGAPEEAALRLARLAVRAGVDGLVCSPREAEAFRRELGPAPFLCTPGIRPAGAAKGDQSRAETPAFAVRAGADLLVVGRPIHTAADPLSAARLIAEEVSAA from the coding sequence TTGACGGACGCCTCTCAGGCGCGGGCCCGGCTCGCGCTCGCCGCGGATCTCCCGCTGGACGACGGTCTGCGCCTCTACCAGCAGGTGGCTCCCCACGTGGCCTACGCGAAGGTGGGCCTCTCTCTCTTCGTCGAGCACGGCCCGGCCGCCGTGGCCGCCTTCCTGAAGCTGGGCGCCCGGGTGTTCCTCGACCTGAAGCTGCACGACATCCCCAACACCGTGGAGCTGGCGGCCGCGCGTGCCGGAGCGCTCGGCGCGTCCCTGCTCACCGTGCACGCCGCTGGCGGCGAGGCCATGCTCAAGGCCGCCGTGAAGGGCGCGCGCGAGGGGGCCCGCTCCAAGGGCCACGAGGCTCCCCGGGTGCTCGCGGTGACGGTGCTCACCTCCATGTCCGCCGAGGATGTGGGCTCGGTGGGGCTCTCCGGCGCTCCGGAGGAGGCGGCGCTGCGGCTGGCCCGGCTGGCCGTGCGCGCGGGGGTGGACGGGCTGGTGTGCTCGCCCCGCGAGGCCGAGGCCTTCCGCCGCGAGCTCGGCCCCGCTCCCTTCCTCTGCACTCCGGGCATCCGCCCCGCGGGCGCGGCGAAGGGGGACCAGAGCCGCGCCGAGACGCCGGCCTTCGCGGTGCGCGCGGGCGCGGATCTCCTCGTGGTGGGCCGCCCCATCCACACCGCGGCGGACCCTCTGTCCGCCGCGCGCCTGATCGCCGAGGAAGTTTCCGCCGCCTGA
- a CDS encoding leucyl aminopeptidase, translated as MNFSFISGEASRANGELLVIPLFEGELGDKPPASLAGADAPLDGKLAAAATQEGFKGKSDQSFVMHTLGKLEAERILLLGLGSRARFTPEVLRLAAGRAAKTAQRLKVRTAVFAVPAVDDLVSALRATVEGLELGAYRFERYKSSAAKEDKNAPKLTTVRLALPGGADKTKEHDQAVALAQRVAEATNWARDLVNEPPNVVNPERLAQAAQEMGRAGGLKVTVGNRKEIERLKMGMFLGVAQGSVNEPKLIHVEYTPKNAKQAKLPPVALVGKAITFDSGGLSLKPTDSMVEMKTDMAGSAAVLGAMKVIAALKPPFPVHAFIGACENMPSGTSYRPSDVLVSRSGKTVEITNTDAEGRLVLGDVITWANEHKPAVIIDLATLTGACVVALGNYIVGAFGDHDATVNDVLESARTAGEEMWRLPVTELQKDALRSEIADMKNSGERWGGAINAALFLKEFVGETPWVHLDIAGPSVSPKERGYLGKGGTGVGVRTLVEYVRRRASQLESSGAAEEAPAPKPSRGGRAKG; from the coding sequence ATGAACTTCAGCTTCATCTCCGGCGAGGCCTCACGCGCGAACGGTGAGCTGCTCGTGATCCCCCTCTTCGAAGGAGAGCTCGGGGACAAGCCGCCCGCGTCGCTGGCGGGTGCCGACGCCCCGCTGGACGGCAAGCTCGCCGCCGCCGCCACCCAGGAGGGCTTCAAGGGCAAGAGCGATCAGTCCTTCGTGATGCACACGCTGGGCAAGCTCGAGGCCGAGCGCATCCTGCTGCTGGGCCTGGGCTCGCGCGCCCGGTTCACCCCCGAGGTGCTGCGCCTGGCGGCCGGCCGCGCCGCGAAGACGGCCCAGCGGCTCAAGGTGCGCACGGCCGTGTTCGCCGTGCCCGCGGTGGACGACCTCGTCTCCGCCCTGCGCGCCACGGTGGAGGGCCTGGAGCTGGGCGCCTACCGCTTCGAGCGCTACAAGTCCTCGGCGGCCAAGGAGGACAAGAACGCGCCGAAGCTGACCACGGTGCGTCTGGCCCTCCCCGGCGGCGCGGACAAGACGAAGGAGCACGACCAGGCGGTGGCGCTCGCGCAGCGCGTGGCCGAGGCCACCAACTGGGCGCGCGACCTGGTCAACGAGCCCCCCAACGTCGTCAACCCCGAGCGGCTCGCCCAGGCCGCCCAGGAGATGGGGCGCGCGGGCGGCCTCAAGGTGACGGTGGGCAACCGCAAGGAGATCGAGCGGCTGAAGATGGGGATGTTCCTCGGGGTGGCGCAGGGCAGCGTGAACGAGCCCAAGCTCATCCACGTGGAGTACACGCCGAAGAACGCCAAGCAGGCGAAGCTGCCCCCGGTGGCGCTGGTGGGCAAGGCCATCACCTTCGACTCGGGCGGCCTGTCGCTCAAGCCCACCGACTCCATGGTGGAGATGAAGACGGACATGGCCGGCTCGGCCGCGGTGCTCGGCGCCATGAAGGTGATCGCCGCCCTCAAGCCGCCCTTCCCCGTGCACGCCTTCATCGGCGCCTGCGAGAACATGCCCTCGGGCACCTCCTACCGGCCCAGCGACGTGCTCGTGTCGCGCTCGGGCAAGACGGTGGAGATCACCAACACGGACGCCGAGGGCCGCCTGGTGCTCGGTGACGTCATCACCTGGGCCAACGAGCACAAGCCGGCGGTCATCATCGACCTGGCCACCCTCACCGGCGCGTGTGTCGTCGCCCTGGGCAACTACATCGTGGGCGCCTTCGGTGACCACGACGCGACGGTGAATGACGTGCTGGAGTCGGCGCGCACGGCGGGCGAGGAGATGTGGCGCCTGCCCGTCACCGAGCTGCAGAAGGACGCGCTGCGCTCGGAGATCGCCGACATGAAGAACTCCGGCGAGCGCTGGGGCGGAGCCATCAACGCCGCCCTCTTCCTCAAGGAGTTCGTCGGCGAGACGCCCTGGGTGCACCTGGACATCGCCGGCCCTTCCGTGAGCCCCAAGGAGCGGGGCTACCTGGGCAAGGGCGGCACGGGCGTGGGCGTGCGCACGTTGGTGGAGTACGTGCGGCGCCGCGCGAGCCAGCTCGAGAGCAGTGGAGCCGCCGAGGAGGCTCCCGCTCCCAAGCCGTCGCGCGGCGGCCGGGCGAAGGGCTGA
- a CDS encoding zinc dependent phospholipase C family protein: MPSLLLHLTAIERLAANPGELPEDFVRALSEDLAYARFGAALPDLPLCDGLRGGLNACSSGTDWPHFARLYHDRAPVGMGLKMAELVAAGALVGTEAGLALLAGYFTHLSLDRVLHPHVDTLVVRHRRMGEHALAAHRKIEWTQTLFYLRELHGVDLVGSQRLRSKFEVTKSAGYPVKGIGRGIYELVRLASQETLQQAPTKQQVDGWARGLYMAGLYLSSPLGRMRALPAYSQLSFQELYRNDAFDFASEVEVAVEQSRAVLRRLLAYMARGIFTPRARARFLEEFPEGTIGACAA, translated from the coding sequence ATGCCCTCGTTGCTGCTGCATCTCACCGCCATCGAGCGACTGGCCGCCAATCCCGGAGAGCTGCCCGAGGATTTCGTGCGCGCGCTGTCCGAGGACCTGGCCTACGCGCGCTTCGGTGCCGCGCTGCCCGACCTGCCCCTGTGTGACGGGTTGCGAGGCGGGCTCAACGCGTGCTCCTCCGGGACGGACTGGCCCCACTTCGCGCGGCTGTACCATGATCGCGCGCCGGTGGGCATGGGCCTGAAGATGGCCGAGCTGGTGGCCGCCGGAGCCCTGGTGGGGACCGAGGCGGGGCTCGCGCTGCTGGCCGGCTACTTCACCCACCTGTCCCTGGACAGGGTGCTCCATCCACATGTGGACACCCTGGTGGTGCGCCACCGGCGCATGGGGGAGCACGCCTTGGCCGCGCACCGGAAGATCGAGTGGACGCAGACGCTCTTCTACCTGCGCGAGCTGCACGGGGTGGACCTGGTGGGCAGCCAGCGCCTGCGCTCGAAGTTCGAGGTGACCAAGAGCGCCGGCTACCCGGTGAAGGGCATCGGCCGTGGCATCTACGAGTTGGTGCGGCTGGCCTCGCAGGAGACGCTGCAGCAGGCGCCCACCAAGCAACAGGTGGATGGGTGGGCGCGAGGGCTGTACATGGCGGGGTTGTACCTCTCCAGCCCGCTGGGACGGATGAGGGCGCTGCCCGCCTACTCGCAGCTGAGCTTCCAGGAGCTGTACCGCAACGACGCCTTCGACTTCGCCTCCGAGGTGGAGGTCGCGGTGGAGCAGTCCCGCGCGGTGTTGCGGCGTCTGCTGGCGTACATGGCGCGAGGCATCTTCACGCCGCGTGCCCGTGCGCGTTTCCTCGAGGAGTTCCCCGAGGGCACCATCGGTGCGTGCGCGGCGTAA
- a CDS encoding sulfite exporter TauE/SafE family protein — MTVLLLISAGVLAGATGALLGVGGGVILVPTLVLGFHVPLEEAVPASLMCVVASSCGAAASYVERRLSDIRLGLTLELATVMGAIAGGLVAGLLAPAWVALVFGLFTLYVSAQMLLSRPPREQCVENYVPHNYPLGISGSFVAGSLSALLGVGGGPLKVPLMSQGMGVPFKVASATSNLMIGVTGAASVAAYAWRGHVKLALVAPLVVGVLAGASVGSQLMPRVPTAVLRRLFALVLLLVAAQMLWKGGEGLWPSLLR; from the coding sequence ATGACGGTACTCCTTCTCATCTCCGCCGGTGTCCTCGCGGGTGCGACAGGTGCCCTCCTCGGGGTCGGCGGAGGTGTCATCCTCGTCCCCACACTGGTGCTGGGCTTCCACGTGCCGCTGGAGGAGGCCGTCCCCGCGAGTCTCATGTGCGTGGTGGCCAGCTCCTGCGGAGCGGCGGCCAGCTACGTGGAGCGTCGGCTGAGTGACATCCGCCTGGGGCTGACGCTGGAGCTGGCCACGGTGATGGGAGCCATCGCCGGAGGGCTGGTGGCGGGCCTGCTGGCCCCGGCGTGGGTGGCCCTGGTGTTCGGCCTCTTCACCCTCTACGTGTCGGCGCAGATGCTGCTGTCGCGCCCGCCGAGGGAGCAGTGCGTGGAGAACTACGTGCCCCACAACTACCCGCTGGGCATCTCCGGCTCCTTCGTGGCCGGGAGCCTGTCGGCGCTGTTGGGAGTGGGGGGCGGTCCGCTCAAGGTGCCCCTGATGAGTCAGGGGATGGGGGTACCCTTCAAGGTGGCCAGTGCCACCAGCAACCTCATGATCGGCGTGACGGGGGCGGCGAGCGTGGCCGCCTACGCGTGGCGCGGGCACGTGAAGCTCGCGCTGGTGGCTCCGCTGGTGGTGGGAGTGCTGGCGGGCGCGTCGGTGGGCAGTCAGTTGATGCCTCGCGTGCCAACGGCGGTGCTGCGGCGGTTGTTCGCTCTGGTGCTGCTGCTGGTGGCGGCCCAGATGCTGTGGAAGGGGGGGGAGGGACTGTGGCCGAGTCTGCTGAGATGA
- a CDS encoding tetratricopeptide repeat protein, with product MSLTDTERAHILEAIQNQRNALAQTRITGEPAEIGRGLVHLAELHGMLEDHAESRRHYEEALGFFQTAGDKHGQAQVLFGLGVSRAHFEDHRGAIEHIAKATLLFNELKDQENEALGRAAIGESLRSLGQARGAEEKYQEALLLYRQAKNGPRIAQLLMDIGDIRMEAGEYEAARKRFAEAMPLLEKEGDPEPLALCRLLLGEAEGLLGNHNSARPLLQSAVDLYTELHDHVYEARARWDLSIAYTFGQEWKLARAELEAVIPLFEEQGRQEDVAKARKVLAHFDARGV from the coding sequence ATGAGCCTGACCGATACCGAACGCGCCCACATCCTCGAAGCCATACAGAACCAGCGCAACGCGCTCGCCCAGACGCGCATCACCGGAGAACCGGCGGAGATCGGCCGGGGGCTGGTGCACCTGGCCGAGTTGCACGGAATGCTCGAGGACCACGCCGAGAGCCGCCGTCACTACGAGGAAGCGCTGGGCTTCTTCCAGACGGCGGGAGACAAGCACGGGCAGGCGCAGGTGCTCTTCGGGCTCGGGGTATCGCGCGCCCACTTCGAGGACCACCGGGGCGCCATCGAGCACATCGCCAAGGCGACGCTCCTGTTCAACGAGCTGAAGGATCAGGAGAACGAGGCGCTGGGCCGGGCGGCCATCGGCGAGTCGCTGCGCTCGCTGGGTCAGGCGAGGGGCGCCGAGGAGAAGTATCAGGAGGCGCTGCTCCTGTACCGGCAGGCGAAGAACGGGCCGCGCATCGCCCAGTTGCTGATGGACATCGGCGACATCCGCATGGAGGCGGGCGAGTACGAGGCGGCGCGCAAGCGTTTCGCCGAGGCCATGCCGCTGCTGGAGAAGGAGGGAGATCCGGAGCCGCTGGCGCTGTGCAGGCTGCTGCTGGGCGAGGCCGAGGGTTTGTTGGGCAACCACAACTCGGCGCGTCCGCTGCTGCAGTCGGCGGTGGATCTCTACACGGAGCTGCACGACCACGTGTACGAGGCGCGAGCCCGGTGGGACCTGAGCATCGCGTACACCTTCGGGCAGGAGTGGAAGCTGGCGCGCGCCGAGCTCGAGGCGGTGATTCCCCTCTTCGAGGAGCAGGGCCGCCAGGAGGATGTGGCCAAGGCCCGGAAGGTCCTGGCCCACTTCGACGCGCGCGGGGTGTGA
- a CDS encoding helix-turn-helix domain-containing protein, with the protein MNENALNANVGLKLRSLRLARNIKQTDAAKDLGVSPAYLNLIEKGKRVMPFPLLWKALRYFDQDPEQFMSTLGEGRVDEALAKLLDEPLLKSLDIDPESLQSLSAEPKLAGTVAALFNLYKNTRTQLENVLAQLNAEERARTQSAPGSSAGPGLRFDYSPFDEVSDFLQTHHNYFPELEEQAEALRRDFKLGRLLTSAQLVPLLEERFGYRVRFEAAASGSSVVRRFDPESQELILSPDLTEQPLKFQLAASIGLMVLDREKLVERIVGAVRTRHAETQRLIKVNLANYFAGALMLPYGDFFKEVERTRYDVELLSNLFGTTYETVAHRLCNLSDPKRKGLPFHFLRSDIAGNISKRYSGTGIKFATGGGSCGKWAVHLAFLNPSQITRQYSMMPDGTSYFCFAKVQLQPIEGSIVRGTAYSIGLGTHAENAKYLAYGLPTTDLRKDAVPSGISCRFCERTDCNQRAAASYRFAFSFDEYTKKDCFFSPLLVHEAGRGEHRNGESRNGNGEHRESQREPPRVESLDKPSRRRNN; encoded by the coding sequence ATGAACGAGAATGCACTCAACGCGAACGTGGGTTTGAAGCTGCGCAGCCTGAGGCTGGCGCGGAACATCAAGCAGACGGACGCGGCCAAGGACCTGGGGGTCTCCCCGGCCTATCTGAACCTCATCGAGAAGGGCAAACGCGTCATGCCCTTCCCTCTGCTGTGGAAGGCGCTGCGCTACTTCGACCAGGACCCCGAGCAGTTCATGTCCACGCTCGGCGAGGGCCGGGTGGACGAGGCCCTGGCGAAGCTGCTGGACGAGCCGCTGCTCAAGAGCCTCGACATCGATCCCGAGTCGCTGCAGAGCCTGTCGGCGGAGCCGAAGCTGGCGGGCACGGTGGCGGCGCTCTTCAACCTCTACAAGAACACGCGCACGCAGCTGGAGAACGTGCTGGCGCAGCTCAACGCGGAGGAGCGGGCGCGCACGCAATCGGCGCCGGGCAGCTCGGCGGGGCCGGGCCTGCGCTTCGACTACTCGCCCTTCGACGAGGTGAGTGACTTCCTCCAGACGCACCACAACTACTTCCCCGAGCTGGAGGAGCAGGCCGAGGCGCTGCGGCGCGACTTCAAGCTGGGACGCCTGCTGACCAGCGCGCAGCTGGTGCCACTGCTGGAGGAGCGCTTCGGTTACCGGGTGCGCTTCGAGGCCGCGGCCAGTGGCTCCTCGGTGGTGCGCCGGTTCGATCCGGAGAGCCAGGAGCTCATCCTCTCGCCGGACCTCACCGAGCAGCCGCTCAAGTTCCAGCTCGCCGCGTCCATCGGACTGATGGTGCTGGACCGGGAGAAGCTGGTGGAGCGGATCGTCGGCGCGGTGCGCACGCGGCACGCGGAGACGCAGCGGCTCATCAAGGTGAACCTGGCCAACTACTTCGCCGGCGCGCTGATGCTGCCGTACGGGGACTTCTTCAAGGAGGTGGAGCGCACGCGCTACGACGTGGAGCTGCTCTCCAACCTCTTCGGCACCACGTACGAGACGGTGGCCCACCGGCTGTGCAACCTGTCGGATCCCAAGCGCAAGGGCCTGCCCTTCCACTTCCTGCGCTCGGACATCGCCGGCAACATCTCCAAGCGCTACAGCGGCACCGGCATCAAGTTCGCCACGGGCGGCGGCTCGTGCGGCAAGTGGGCCGTGCACCTGGCCTTCCTCAACCCGTCGCAGATCACCCGGCAGTACTCGATGATGCCGGACGGCACCTCGTACTTCTGCTTCGCGAAGGTGCAGCTGCAGCCCATCGAGGGATCCATCGTGCGTGGCACGGCGTACTCCATCGGCCTGGGCACGCACGCGGAGAACGCCAAGTACCTGGCTTATGGCCTGCCCACCACGGACCTGCGCAAGGACGCGGTGCCCAGCGGCATCTCCTGCCGCTTCTGCGAGCGCACCGACTGCAACCAGCGCGCGGCGGCCAGCTACCGCTTCGCCTTCTCCTTCGACGAGTACACCAAGAAGGACTGCTTCTTCTCTCCCCTCCTCGTGCACGAGGCCGGCCGGGGCGAGCACCGCAACGGCGAGAGCCGCAACGGCAACGGCGAGCACCGCGAGTCCCAGCGTGAGCCACCACGTGTGGAATCACTGGACAAGCCGTCGCGTCGCCGCAACAACTAG